The bacterium nucleotide sequence CGATGGCGTACATGGCGCCGAGGACCTCGTCCCAGAAGGCCCTGATGCCGGTCCAGTCGTCGTCCTTCGCCAACTGGGCGAAGCGGACCAGGGCGACCTCGGCCACCGACTGGGTGAAGAAGAGCAGGATCGGGATCTGCTTCAGCCCCTGGGAATACACGGCGAACGTCTCGATCGGGAAGAACTTGCTGACCGCGAGTTCGTGCATGCGGAGGGTCAGGGTGCCGACGGTGCCGGCCGTGCCCAGCACGACCCCGTATTTCACCTGGCGCCAGACGCCGTCGAAGTACCGCTCCGAGGCGAAGCCGCGGTGCCTGACGTGGACGAAGACGAGCCCGGCGGCCAGGGTCAGGGCCCGGGAGATCACGAGGGCCGCGATCACGGCCTCCAGCGACTTGAAGGCGAAGGCGGCGATGAGGGTGGCGATGCTGGCGACGACCTGACGGCCGACGTCGTACACCGCGGCGTGGAGGAACTCCTTGCGGGCCGTGAGGAAGACCTGCGTGGCCACACCGAGCAGCATCAGGATGGAATAGGCGGTCAGGTACCAGAAGAACCTGTCGAGGACCGGCATGCCGAGCCAGGCTGCGACGTCCGTGCGGAACAGGCCGACGGCGGTGTACCCGATCGAGAACAGCACCAGGTTCAGCAGGATGCAGTTGAGGAAGATTCCGCCGGCGTTCCTGGGGTCGCGAGGCACGAAGTAGTACTGGGACTGGTTCACGCCGAGCTGGAAGACGGTCTGGATCAGGGTCTCGATCAGGAAGAACTGGTTGTACTCGCCGATGTCGGCCTTGGTCAGCAGGCGCACCAGGACCACCGGCAGCAGGATCCGGATCCCGAATCCCACGACCTTGGCTGAAAAGAGAATCGACGACTGTCTGAGCACGCGGTGACCCCGGGGGCGAGAGTTCGGATCGACGAGAGAATCTACCGGCCGGTGCCGCCCAAGGCAACCCAAACCGCGATTTCGGAACCTGTCCGAATGCCGTGACCGCTCCCGCCCGCCCGGCCGGCTGCTGAACACCCCGAGTTCCCCACGGTTCCCGTCAGGGCC carries:
- a CDS encoding oligosaccharide flippase family protein, with translation MGFGIRILLPVVLVRLLTKADIGEYNQFFLIETLIQTVFQLGVNQSQYYFVPRDPRNAGGIFLNCILLNLVLFSIGYTAVGLFRTDVAAWLGMPVLDRFFWYLTAYSILMLLGVATQVFLTARKEFLHAAVYDVGRQVVASIATLIAAFAFKSLEAVIAALVISRALTLAAGLVFVHVRHRGFASERYFDGVWRQVKYGVVLGTAGTVGTLTLRMHELAVSKFFPIETFAVYSQGLKQIPILLFFTQSVAEVALVRFAQLAKDDDWTGIRAFWDEVLGAMYAIGIPVTFLFVAVADPLVRLMYTDRYIEAVPIFQINAAAMLFHLVNPTLVLRALDRNDLTLRNNLAVLLLLPGALYLGMRFGGTTGIIAAHGLMLVCGRLVLQYQLNRSIPERLGIFPTWSAVRTFYAKTWNRGLGLVKR